Proteins co-encoded in one Sphingopyxis sp. BE259 genomic window:
- a CDS encoding PaaI family thioesterase gives MTDAPPTGYALVDLGKGYSERFGPVFVDRDGGRMAFRVDERHINPVDGLHGGALATFADAMIVAVHDGAEAGAPHTPTISLSIEYFAPVPQGALVEAVVDLVRTTASMIFVQSLMSVGERRIGRASAIYRNPSYSGEAR, from the coding sequence ATGACCGACGCGCCGCCCACAGGCTATGCGCTCGTCGATCTCGGCAAAGGGTATAGCGAACGCTTCGGACCGGTCTTCGTCGATCGGGACGGCGGACGCATGGCCTTCCGCGTCGACGAGCGACATATCAACCCCGTTGACGGGCTGCATGGCGGCGCGCTCGCTACATTCGCCGATGCGATGATCGTCGCGGTGCACGACGGCGCCGAAGCCGGTGCGCCGCATACGCCGACGATTTCACTCAGCATCGAATATTTTGCGCCCGTTCCTCAAGGCGCGCTGGTCGAGGCCGTCGTCGATCTCGTGCGCACGACCGCCAGCATGATCTTTGTCCAGTCGCTCATGTCGGTCGGCGAACGCCGCATCGGCCGGGCGTCTGCCATTTACCGAAATCCGTCCTACTCAGGAGAAGCAAGATGA
- a CDS encoding 3-keto-5-aminohexanoate cleavage protein, protein MSNKVIISCAITGSIHTPSMSPHLPVTAEEIAESALGAAEAGAAIVHLHARNPEDGRPDQSPEAFEPFLRVIKQSSNVVVNLTTGGSPYMPVEERVQPAAVWKPEVASLNMGSMNFGLFPMLKRYKEFKHEWEPAMLEGSHDLVFRNSFKDIRYALETLNATGARYEFECYDTSHLHNLHYFWSEGLVQAPLFIQTCFGLLGGIGPHPEEVLHMKRTADRLFGDNYRWSVLGAGASQMKVAAQAAAMGGHVRVGLEDNLWLDKGVLSPSNAAQVTRVRQIIEGLGLEAATPDEAREILALKGADRVGF, encoded by the coding sequence ATGAGTAACAAGGTCATCATCAGCTGTGCAATCACCGGGTCGATCCACACCCCGTCGATGTCACCCCATTTGCCGGTCACGGCGGAGGAAATCGCGGAGAGCGCCCTTGGCGCCGCCGAAGCCGGCGCCGCGATCGTCCATCTCCATGCGCGCAATCCCGAGGATGGTCGTCCCGATCAGAGCCCCGAGGCGTTCGAACCCTTCTTGCGGGTGATCAAGCAGTCGTCGAACGTCGTCGTGAACCTGACGACCGGGGGTTCGCCCTACATGCCGGTCGAGGAGCGAGTACAGCCTGCTGCCGTCTGGAAGCCCGAGGTGGCGAGCCTCAACATGGGGTCGATGAACTTCGGTCTCTTCCCGATGCTGAAGCGCTACAAGGAGTTCAAGCATGAGTGGGAACCCGCGATGCTCGAGGGGAGCCACGACCTCGTCTTTCGCAACAGCTTCAAGGATATCCGCTACGCGCTCGAAACACTGAACGCGACCGGCGCGCGCTACGAGTTCGAATGCTACGACACGAGCCACCTCCACAATCTGCACTATTTCTGGAGCGAGGGTCTCGTCCAGGCGCCGCTGTTCATCCAGACCTGTTTCGGCCTGCTCGGCGGCATCGGCCCGCATCCCGAGGAAGTGCTGCACATGAAGCGCACCGCTGATCGCCTGTTCGGCGACAATTATCGCTGGTCGGTGCTTGGCGCCGGTGCGTCGCAGATGAAGGTCGCGGCGCAGGCGGCGGCGATGGGCGGCCATGTCCGCGTCGGCCTCGAGGATAATCTCTGGCTCGACAAGGGAGTGTTGTCGCCAAGCAACGCGGCGCAGGTCACGCGCGTGCGTCAGATCATCGAGGGTCTTGGACTTGAGGCTGCGACCCCCGACGAGGCGCGCGAGATATTGGCGCTCAAGGGCGCGGATCGCGTCGGCTTCTGA
- a CDS encoding acetyl-CoA hydrolase/transferase C-terminal domain-containing protein: protein MAPVAFTPAEIADWLPVGGRVLVTGASGESVLLADAVMAAGDAVGAITFTGIFVPGVNRHSYLANVDCRVETFFVTPPLKADLGGRVEQLPLCYSDIRSRLRDIRIDALLCMVTPPDADGRCSFGPAVDFAAELWPQIPVRIAHINPAMPRTRGDPGIPFAELTAFTEAPEGFDTESDAAPDPVAEAIAAHVAPLIRDGATLQMGVGKIPGAILRALTGRRGLRIHSGLIVDEVVDLLEAGALAPGQPVTAGVAIGSRRLYKAIEGPEFVFRPASFTHDRAIIAGIRNFVAINSALEVDLFGQAFSECGPKGLMSGPGGAPDFVAGARDGGGLRIIAFPASASGGRISRISLPGAARGPVTLGRMDTDIVATEFGAADLRGLSYDARAQALVAIADPQHREALTSGWRAYAAQL, encoded by the coding sequence ATGGCTCCCGTTGCCTTCACCCCCGCCGAGATCGCCGACTGGTTGCCGGTCGGCGGACGTGTGCTGGTAACGGGAGCCTCGGGCGAGTCGGTGCTGCTCGCCGACGCCGTCATGGCGGCGGGCGACGCGGTCGGGGCGATCACCTTCACCGGCATCTTTGTGCCCGGCGTCAACCGCCACTCCTATCTCGCCAATGTGGACTGCCGCGTCGAAACCTTTTTCGTCACGCCGCCGCTCAAGGCCGATCTCGGCGGCCGGGTCGAACAGCTTCCGCTCTGCTACAGCGATATCCGCAGCCGCCTTCGCGATATCCGGATCGACGCGCTTCTCTGCATGGTGACGCCGCCCGACGCGGACGGTCGGTGCAGTTTCGGCCCAGCCGTCGATTTCGCCGCCGAACTCTGGCCGCAGATTCCGGTCCGCATCGCGCATATCAACCCGGCCATGCCGCGGACGCGCGGTGATCCCGGCATTCCCTTTGCCGAACTGACCGCCTTTACTGAAGCGCCGGAGGGCTTCGATACCGAATCCGACGCCGCACCCGACCCGGTGGCAGAGGCGATCGCGGCGCATGTGGCGCCGTTGATCCGCGACGGCGCGACGCTGCAGATGGGTGTCGGCAAGATCCCGGGCGCGATCCTTCGCGCGCTGACTGGCCGCCGCGGCCTCAGGATCCACAGCGGTCTGATCGTTGACGAGGTGGTCGATCTGCTTGAGGCGGGCGCGCTGGCACCGGGACAACCGGTGACCGCCGGCGTCGCGATCGGATCGCGGCGGCTTTACAAGGCGATCGAAGGCCCCGAGTTTGTTTTTCGTCCGGCGTCGTTCACCCACGACCGGGCGATCATCGCCGGCATTCGCAATTTCGTCGCGATCAACTCGGCGCTCGAGGTCGACCTGTTCGGCCAGGCCTTTTCCGAATGCGGTCCCAAGGGGTTGATGTCCGGCCCCGGCGGTGCGCCCGATTTCGTTGCCGGCGCGCGCGATGGCGGCGGGCTGCGCATCATCGCTTTCCCGGCGTCGGCCAGCGGCGGCCGCATCAGCCGCATTTCGCTCCCGGGCGCCGCGCGGGGACCGGTTACGCTCGGGCGGATGGACACCGATATCGTCGCCACCGAGTTCGGCGCCGCCGATCTCAGGGGGCTTTCCTACGACGCGCGCGCGCAAGCGCTCGTCGCCATTGCCGATCCGCAGCATCGCGAGGCGCTGACCAGCGGCTGGCGTGCCTATGCGGCGCAACTTTGA
- a CDS encoding acyl-CoA dehydrogenase family protein, with amino-acid sequence MIERNIFSQEHEMWRESVRKFVEKEIVPHHDRWEKEGIVPRELWLKAGEAGMLCCTVPEEYGGLGLDYLFDAVVYEELWRVGASGPGFLIHTDLVATYILSFGSEEQKRHWLPKMVRGEAIGSLGMTEPHAGSDLKAVRTQAVRDGDEFVINGQKVFISNGQLCDVIVLATKTDSQAGAHGVTLFLVDAATPGFNRGQNLEKLGMKAQDTSELFFDNMRIPEGAMLGGEGQGFKLMMTKLPQERLAQAIRSATVTEVMIEWTVDYTAERQAFGQSIGDFQNTQFVLADLKARSVMARVFTDKCIDLFMKGELDPVDAAMAKMVTSELHCEAADKCLQLFGGWGYMWEYPICRAYADARIVKIAGGSIEIMKTIIAREMFKGKLPKSRG; translated from the coding sequence CCGGTGGGAAAAGGAGGGCATCGTCCCGCGCGAGCTCTGGCTGAAGGCGGGCGAGGCGGGCATGCTCTGCTGCACCGTGCCCGAAGAATATGGCGGGCTCGGCCTCGACTATCTGTTCGACGCCGTCGTCTATGAAGAATTGTGGCGCGTCGGGGCGAGCGGTCCCGGCTTCCTGATCCACACCGACCTTGTCGCGACCTATATCCTCTCCTTCGGGAGCGAGGAGCAGAAGCGCCATTGGCTGCCCAAGATGGTCCGCGGCGAGGCGATCGGCTCGCTCGGGATGACCGAACCGCATGCGGGGAGCGACCTCAAGGCGGTGAGGACGCAGGCCGTGCGCGACGGCGACGAATTCGTGATCAACGGGCAAAAGGTGTTCATCTCGAACGGCCAGCTCTGCGATGTCATCGTGCTGGCGACCAAGACCGACAGCCAGGCAGGGGCGCATGGCGTGACGCTCTTCCTGGTCGATGCGGCGACCCCCGGTTTCAACCGCGGCCAGAATCTCGAGAAGCTCGGGATGAAAGCGCAGGACACGTCCGAGCTCTTTTTCGACAATATGCGCATCCCCGAGGGCGCGATGCTCGGCGGTGAGGGGCAGGGCTTCAAGCTCATGATGACCAAGCTGCCGCAGGAGCGGCTTGCGCAGGCGATCCGCTCGGCAACGGTCACCGAGGTGATGATCGAATGGACGGTCGACTATACCGCCGAGCGCCAGGCGTTCGGTCAGTCGATCGGCGATTTCCAGAACACCCAGTTCGTGCTCGCCGACCTCAAGGCGCGCTCGGTGATGGCCCGGGTTTTCACCGACAAGTGCATCGATCTGTTCATGAAGGGCGAGCTCGACCCGGTCGACGCGGCGATGGCCAAGATGGTGACGTCCGAGCTGCACTGCGAGGCCGCGGACAAATGCCTCCAGCTCTTCGGCGGCTGGGGCTATATGTGGGAATACCCGATCTGCCGCGCCTATGCCGACGCGCGGATCGTCAAGATCGCCGGCGGCTCGATCGAGATCATGAAGACGATCATCGCGCGCGAGATGTTCAAGGGCAAGCTCCCGAAGAGCCGGGGCTGA
- a CDS encoding glucose 1-dehydrogenase: MVLGLQGKVAIVTGGGQGIGRALTLRLAAEGCKVAIFDLKAEAGEETAGIAGDGAVIKTYALDVSDQEAVNAAVEAVEADLGPVWALVNNAGWDKPAPFLATDKALWDKIIAINLYGPLFTHHAVAPRMVARGGGRIINIASDAARVGTSNEAVYSACKGGLISFTKSVARELASKGVLLNVVCPGPTNTPMMASVLGEGEQAVKWKDAMVRGIPLKRMGEPEDYAGIVAFLASDDASFITGQTFSVAGGMNMI; this comes from the coding sequence ATGGTGTTGGGTTTGCAGGGTAAGGTAGCGATCGTCACAGGCGGCGGTCAGGGAATCGGCAGGGCGCTCACGCTCCGCCTCGCAGCCGAGGGCTGCAAGGTCGCGATCTTCGACCTCAAGGCGGAAGCTGGCGAAGAGACCGCGGGCATCGCGGGCGATGGCGCGGTCATCAAGACCTATGCGCTCGACGTCAGCGACCAGGAGGCGGTCAATGCGGCGGTCGAGGCGGTCGAGGCCGATCTCGGCCCGGTCTGGGCGCTGGTCAACAACGCCGGCTGGGACAAGCCCGCCCCCTTCCTCGCGACCGACAAGGCGCTCTGGGACAAGATTATCGCGATCAATCTCTACGGACCGCTCTTCACCCATCATGCGGTTGCGCCGCGGATGGTCGCGCGCGGTGGCGGCCGGATCATCAATATCGCGTCCGATGCGGCGCGCGTCGGCACCAGCAACGAGGCGGTCTATTCGGCCTGCAAGGGCGGGTTGATCAGCTTCACCAAGTCGGTTGCGCGCGAGCTGGCCTCCAAGGGCGTTCTGCTGAACGTCGTCTGCCCCGGGCCGACCAACACGCCGATGATGGCGAGCGTGCTCGGCGAAGGAGAGCAGGCGGTCAAGTGGAAGGATGCGATGGTTCGCGGCATTCCGCTCAAGCGCATGGGCGAGCCCGAGGATTATGCAGGCATCGTTGCCTTCCTCGCCTCCGACGACGCGAGCTTCATCACCGGCCAGACCTTTTCGGTGGCCGGCGGCATGAACATGATCTGA
- a CDS encoding MarR family transcriptional regulator: MTKDLNTGLRFGFLIHDVSRLRRVVVDRALKPLGITRSQWWVLAFLSRRDGMTQTALAADLDLTKVAIGGLLDRMETAGFVERRADASDGRARRVYLTRAGSKMVITIRENVEQIELQILENVSEEALNQAASTLLTIKETLLDLAGGEAEALGSDPEFMT; this comes from the coding sequence GTGACCAAAGACCTCAACACCGGCCTTCGCTTCGGCTTTCTCATTCACGACGTGTCGCGCCTGCGCCGCGTCGTGGTGGACCGGGCACTCAAACCGCTTGGCATCACCCGCTCGCAGTGGTGGGTGCTCGCCTTTCTGTCGCGCCGCGACGGCATGACCCAGACCGCGCTTGCGGCGGATCTTGACCTGACCAAGGTCGCGATCGGCGGCCTGCTCGATCGCATGGAGACGGCGGGCTTCGTCGAACGCCGCGCCGATGCGAGCGATGGCCGCGCGCGCCGCGTCTATCTGACCCGCGCCGGCAGCAAGATGGTGATCACGATCCGTGAGAATGTGGAGCAGATCGAGCTCCAGATCCTCGAAAATGTGTCGGAGGAGGCGCTGAATCAGGCCGCCTCGACACTTCTGACCATCAAGGAGACCCTCCTCGACCTCGCCGGTGGCGAGGCCGAGGCACTGGGGTCGGATCCCGAATTCATGACTTAG
- a CDS encoding enoyl-CoA hydratase-related protein: protein MIDPTTFEDVIYEVRGRAAWIIINRPKLYNAFRAQTIEELIASFKLAADDKGVSSVVLTGAGDKAFCTGGDQSAKDGQYDGRGIVGLPIDELQSIIRDIPKPVIARINGFAIGGGNVFATLCDLSIMADTAKLGQVGPKVGSVDAGWGTAYLARHVGDKKAREIWYLNLQYSAEEALEMGLVNKVVPAAELDDAVNEWTDIIGQRSPTALALAKRSFNADSDNIRGISMLALNAVKLYYDTEESKEGMRAFTEKRAPDFHKYVK, encoded by the coding sequence ATGATTGACCCCACCACTTTCGAAGACGTCATTTACGAGGTCCGCGGCCGCGCTGCCTGGATCATCATCAACCGGCCGAAACTCTATAATGCCTTCCGCGCCCAGACGATCGAAGAGCTGATCGCTTCCTTCAAGCTCGCGGCGGATGACAAGGGCGTCTCTTCGGTCGTGCTGACGGGGGCGGGCGACAAGGCCTTCTGCACCGGCGGGGACCAGAGCGCGAAGGACGGTCAATATGACGGCCGCGGCATCGTTGGCCTGCCGATCGACGAGCTCCAGTCGATCATCCGCGACATTCCGAAGCCGGTCATCGCGCGCATCAATGGTTTCGCGATCGGTGGCGGTAACGTGTTCGCGACGCTGTGCGACCTGTCGATCATGGCCGACACCGCAAAGCTCGGACAGGTCGGGCCGAAGGTAGGCTCGGTCGATGCCGGCTGGGGTACGGCCTATCTCGCGCGCCATGTCGGTGACAAGAAAGCGCGCGAGATATGGTATCTCAACCTCCAGTACAGCGCCGAGGAAGCCCTCGAAATGGGCCTCGTCAACAAGGTCGTTCCGGCAGCGGAACTCGATGACGCCGTCAATGAATGGACCGACATCATCGGCCAGCGCTCGCCGACCGCACTGGCGCTCGCCAAGCGCAGCTTCAACGCCGACAGCGACAATATCCGCGGTATCTCGATGCTCGCGCTGAATGCCGTGAAGCTCTATTATGATACCGAAGAATCGAAGGAAGGCATGCGCGCCTTTACCGAGAAGCGGGCGCCCGATTTCCACAAATATGTGAAATAG